One Cellulosimicrobium protaetiae genomic region harbors:
- a CDS encoding PhoH family protein, protein MTSLSRDLPREPDPQPHRVEHRIVIPTHVPMVALLGSRDSVLRAVESGFPSVDVHVRGNEIAVSGPPGDVALASRLLDELVEVVEAGTQLTADVVSRSIAMLTAATASRPAEVLTLNILSSRGRTIRPKTVGQKRYVEAIDASTITFGIGPAGTGKTYLAMAKAVQALQSKQVNRIILTRPAVEAGERLGFLPGSLTEKIDPYLRPLYDALHDMIDPDSIPKLIEAGTIEVAPLAFMRGRSLNDSFIILDEAQNTTTEQMKMFLTRLGFGSRMVITGDATQVDLPGGTQSGLRVIEDVLTGVDDVEFCRLTSSDVVRHRLVSEIIDAYARWDLASGSGTGARQGTGGGRRRDDERRGRPAGRDRRTRDDA, encoded by the coding sequence ATGACCTCTCTCTCCCGAGACCTGCCCCGAGAACCCGACCCCCAGCCGCACCGGGTCGAGCACCGCATCGTCATCCCGACCCACGTGCCGATGGTGGCGCTCCTCGGCAGCCGTGACTCCGTGCTCCGGGCCGTCGAGTCCGGTTTCCCCTCGGTCGACGTGCACGTGCGCGGCAACGAGATCGCGGTCTCCGGGCCTCCGGGGGACGTCGCGCTCGCCTCGCGCCTGCTCGACGAGCTCGTCGAGGTCGTGGAGGCCGGCACGCAGCTCACGGCCGACGTCGTGTCGCGCTCGATCGCGATGCTCACGGCCGCGACGGCGTCGCGACCGGCCGAGGTGCTGACGCTCAACATCCTGTCGAGCCGCGGCCGCACGATCCGGCCGAAGACGGTCGGGCAGAAGCGCTACGTCGAGGCGATCGACGCGAGCACCATCACGTTCGGCATCGGGCCCGCCGGTACCGGCAAGACGTACCTCGCGATGGCCAAGGCCGTCCAGGCGCTGCAGTCGAAGCAGGTCAACCGGATCATCCTCACGCGCCCCGCCGTCGAGGCGGGGGAGCGGCTCGGGTTCCTGCCCGGTTCGCTCACCGAGAAGATCGACCCGTACCTGCGCCCGCTGTACGACGCGCTGCACGACATGATCGACCCGGACTCGATCCCCAAGCTCATCGAGGCGGGCACGATCGAGGTCGCTCCGCTGGCCTTCATGCGCGGCAGGAGCCTGAACGACTCGTTCATCATCCTCGACGAGGCGCAGAACACGACGACCGAGCAGATGAAGATGTTCCTCACGCGCCTCGGGTTCGGGTCGCGCATGGTCATCACGGGCGACGCGACGCAGGTCGACCTGCCCGGTGGCACCCAGTCGGGGCTGCGCGTGATCGAGGACGTCCTCACGGGCGTCGACGACGTCGAGTTCTGCCGGCTCACGTCGTCCGACGTCGTGCGCCACCGGCTCGTGAGCGAGATCATCGACGCGTACGCGCGGTGGGACCTCGCGTCCGGGTCGGGTACCGGCGCGCGACAGGGGACGGGCGGCGGTCGCCGCCGCGACGACGAGCGCCGCGGACGCCCCGCGGGCAGGGACCGACGGACGAGGGACGACGCGTGA
- the ybeY gene encoding rRNA maturation RNase YbeY, with protein MSIEVNNETETEVDEAEFAALARYVLDAMRVHPQSELSILFVDTDVMTELHVRWMDEPGPTDVLSFPMDELRPGRDGEVSGPGQLGDVVLCPEVAAQQAVTAGHSTAEEMLLLTTHGILHLLGYDHVEPEEEKEMFALQRKLLLTFLAGR; from the coding sequence GTGAGCATCGAGGTCAACAACGAGACCGAGACCGAGGTCGACGAGGCCGAGTTCGCGGCTCTCGCGCGCTACGTGCTCGACGCGATGCGCGTGCACCCGCAGAGCGAGCTGTCGATCCTCTTCGTCGACACCGACGTCATGACCGAGCTGCACGTGCGCTGGATGGACGAGCCCGGCCCGACCGACGTGCTCTCCTTCCCCATGGACGAGCTGCGGCCCGGCCGCGACGGCGAGGTGTCCGGTCCCGGCCAGCTCGGCGACGTCGTGCTGTGCCCCGAGGTGGCCGCTCAGCAGGCGGTCACCGCGGGTCACTCGACGGCGGAGGAGATGCTGCTGCTCACGACGCACGGCATCCTGCACCTGCTCGGCTACGACCACGTCGAACCGGAGGAGGAGAAGGAGATGTTCGCGCTGCAGCGCAAGCTGCTCCTGACCTTCCTCGCCGGCCGGTGA
- a CDS encoding hemolysin family protein, with translation MSGEPVALLAVLTVLTVVLAAALSAGEAAVLRVTRAAVTDATTGDDPAAPAMPSGRRALALLVDPAATARSVGFVRVVAEVAAITCLTLLVAAWLEPWWQVLLVALAVSVVVGLLVVRVSPRSLGRRHAVRVLLALSGLLTGIVATTRWLTRLAPAPDSGAHERELQDMVDRVNESEVIEEEERELIRSVFGLGSTLTREVMVPRTDMVTTSRDTPLRKTLTLFLRSGFSRIPVTGTSADDLVGVAYFKDVVRVLQGGAGSDARPVGDVARPAIFVPESKPVDDLLREMQASSSHIAMVVDEYGGIAGLVTIEDALEEIVGELTDEHDQPEPEVEDLGEGVLRVPARLGVDELGELFGLDLDDDDVDTVGGLLAKALGKVPLPGSVADVHGLRIEADRVEGRRKQLATVLVSHAAAPAAPAPPADPGGPDAPETPAGTRSSLPTVKDTP, from the coding sequence GTGAGCGGCGAACCCGTCGCGCTCCTGGCGGTCCTGACCGTCCTGACGGTCGTGCTGGCCGCCGCGCTGAGCGCCGGCGAGGCGGCCGTCCTGCGCGTGACGCGCGCCGCCGTCACCGACGCGACGACGGGCGACGACCCGGCAGCCCCGGCGATGCCGTCCGGGCGCCGTGCGCTCGCGCTGCTCGTCGACCCGGCCGCGACGGCCCGCTCCGTCGGCTTCGTGCGCGTCGTCGCCGAGGTCGCGGCGATCACGTGCCTCACGCTGCTCGTCGCGGCGTGGCTCGAGCCGTGGTGGCAGGTCCTGCTCGTCGCGCTCGCGGTGAGCGTCGTCGTGGGCCTCCTGGTCGTGCGGGTCAGCCCACGCTCTCTGGGCCGCCGGCACGCCGTGCGTGTCCTCCTCGCGCTCTCCGGCCTCCTCACGGGGATCGTCGCCACGACCCGCTGGCTCACGCGCCTCGCTCCTGCGCCCGACTCCGGGGCGCACGAGCGCGAGCTGCAGGACATGGTGGACCGCGTCAACGAGTCCGAGGTCATCGAGGAGGAGGAGCGCGAGCTCATCCGCTCGGTGTTCGGGCTCGGCAGCACGCTCACGCGCGAGGTCATGGTCCCGCGGACCGACATGGTCACGACCTCACGGGACACCCCGCTGCGCAAGACGCTGACGCTGTTCCTGCGCTCGGGCTTCTCCCGCATCCCCGTGACGGGCACGTCCGCGGACGACCTCGTGGGCGTCGCCTACTTCAAGGACGTCGTACGGGTCCTGCAGGGCGGCGCGGGGTCGGACGCCCGACCGGTCGGCGACGTCGCGCGTCCCGCGATCTTCGTTCCCGAGTCCAAGCCCGTCGACGACCTGCTGCGCGAGATGCAGGCGTCGTCCTCGCACATCGCGATGGTCGTCGACGAGTACGGCGGCATCGCCGGGCTCGTGACCATCGAGGACGCGCTCGAGGAGATCGTCGGCGAGCTCACCGACGAGCACGACCAGCCCGAGCCCGAGGTCGAGGACCTCGGCGAGGGCGTGCTGCGCGTCCCCGCACGGCTCGGCGTGGACGAGCTCGGCGAGCTCTTCGGGCTCGACCTGGACGACGACGACGTGGACACCGTCGGCGGGCTGCTCGCCAAGGCCCTCGGCAAGGTCCCGCTGCCCGGTTCCGTGGCGGACGTCCACGGCCTGAGGATCGAGGCGGACCGGGTCGAGGGCCGGCGCAAGCAGCTCGCGACCGTCCTCGTCTCCCACGCCGCGGCACCTGCCGCACCCGCTCCACCCGCCGACCCCGGCGGGCCCGACGCGCCGGAGACCCCGGCCGGCACCCGATCCTCCCTCCCGACCGTGAAGGACACCCCGTGA
- the era gene encoding GTPase Era translates to MSTTTPEHRSGFACLVGRPNAGKSTLTNALVGQKVAITSGRPQTTRHTIRGIVHRPDAQLVLVDTPGLHRPRTLLGERLNDLVRETLTEVDVIAFCLPADQKIGPGDRFIANELAELMRGRRGTPVVAVVTKADLVDRGTLAAHLLAVDRLGEIAGGWADIVPVSAQDGYQVDVLTDVLVSHLPEGPELYPGGELTDEPEAVMVAELVREAALEGVRDELPHSLAVQVEEIVPREGSGDEATGRPPLLDVRVNLFVERDSQKAIVIGRGGSRLRDVGTRARHGIEALLGTRVYLDLHVKVAKDWQRDPKQLHRLGF, encoded by the coding sequence GTGAGCACGACCACCCCCGAGCACCGCTCCGGATTCGCCTGCCTGGTCGGACGGCCCAACGCGGGCAAGTCGACCCTGACCAACGCGCTCGTCGGCCAGAAGGTCGCCATCACGTCCGGGCGCCCGCAGACGACGCGCCACACGATCCGCGGGATCGTGCACCGGCCCGACGCGCAGCTCGTGCTCGTCGACACCCCGGGCCTGCACCGGCCCCGCACGCTGCTCGGCGAGCGACTCAACGACCTCGTGCGCGAGACGCTCACCGAGGTCGACGTCATCGCGTTCTGCCTGCCCGCGGACCAGAAGATCGGTCCGGGCGACCGGTTCATCGCGAACGAGCTCGCCGAGCTCATGCGGGGGCGCCGCGGGACGCCGGTGGTCGCCGTCGTGACGAAGGCCGACCTCGTGGACCGCGGCACGCTCGCCGCGCACCTGCTCGCCGTGGACCGGCTGGGGGAGATCGCGGGCGGCTGGGCGGACATCGTGCCGGTCTCGGCGCAGGACGGCTACCAGGTCGACGTCCTCACCGACGTCCTCGTGTCCCACCTGCCCGAGGGACCGGAGCTCTACCCGGGCGGTGAGCTCACGGACGAGCCCGAGGCCGTGATGGTCGCCGAGCTCGTGCGCGAGGCCGCGCTCGAGGGCGTGCGCGACGAGCTCCCGCACTCCCTCGCCGTCCAGGTCGAGGAGATCGTGCCCCGCGAGGGCAGCGGGGACGAGGCCACGGGACGCCCGCCGCTGCTCGACGTGCGGGTGAACCTCTTCGTCGAGCGCGACTCGCAGAAGGCGATCGTCATCGGCCGCGGCGGTTCGCGGCTGCGCGACGTCGGGACGCGCGCCCGCCACGGCATCGAGGCGCTCCTCGGGACCCGCGTCTACCTCGACCTGCACGTCAAGGTCGCCAAGGACTGGCAGCGCGACCCGAAGCAGCTGCACCGCCTCGGGTTCTGA
- a CDS encoding alpha/beta hydrolase family protein, whose translation MIFRTAATTAALAIVLAVVGAVTGPQWDPVPVTEHLRPATPDTTIGGQPPGGADPVGTYAVRETDVTIRLDGATVGGILREPVDAGDDLPGVVFVHGAGTGLATEAFVDVAADLASAGVVTLVPDKRLDTYTTRHRDYEAMARDYAHSVDLLRARPGVDPDQVGLYGESEGTWIVPVMAVDDPTIAFSVLVSAPVVPPRQQAAFAVDSYLRNTDVPHGVFRAIPRAVGMAIPGGGFEYADFDVEPFLERLTQPVLVVYGTADPSMPVEQGARQVLDATGPSSSSGGADVTVRFYEGANHGIKIDDVLVPDFPRDLGAWITSLPASASALPQVAGAQPNQQYLAGPVPTPRWLGNGDLLVAIVLGAVGLLVVGPLVALAGGLVRRLRRVAGRPSAPAGLAPGFRVPLAGLGAGALGTTVALVVYLVGVARLALDYEKDAWVVQGGWIGVRLVGLATLVAAALLINRSAEVRAARRAAADVADAPAAGAVEEGRAGVPRVARGVTTRVMLWCVVAGSATLLVILAYWGVYQLGI comes from the coding sequence GTGATCTTCCGGACCGCCGCGACCACCGCCGCCCTCGCGATCGTCCTCGCGGTCGTCGGCGCGGTCACGGGACCGCAGTGGGACCCGGTGCCCGTGACCGAGCACCTGCGGCCCGCGACTCCCGACACGACGATCGGCGGGCAGCCCCCCGGCGGGGCCGACCCGGTCGGGACGTACGCCGTGCGCGAGACGGACGTGACGATCCGGCTCGACGGCGCGACGGTCGGCGGCATCCTGCGCGAGCCCGTCGACGCCGGGGACGACCTCCCGGGCGTCGTGTTCGTGCACGGCGCGGGTACCGGGCTGGCGACCGAGGCGTTCGTCGACGTCGCAGCCGACCTCGCGAGCGCGGGCGTCGTCACGCTGGTCCCCGACAAGCGCCTCGACACGTACACGACACGGCACCGCGACTACGAGGCCATGGCGCGCGACTACGCGCACTCGGTCGACCTGCTGCGCGCCCGGCCGGGCGTCGACCCCGACCAGGTCGGGCTGTACGGGGAGTCGGAGGGCACGTGGATCGTGCCCGTGATGGCGGTCGACGACCCGACGATCGCGTTCTCGGTGCTCGTGTCCGCACCGGTCGTGCCGCCACGCCAGCAGGCCGCGTTCGCGGTCGACAGCTACCTGCGCAACACCGACGTCCCGCACGGGGTGTTCCGCGCGATCCCGCGCGCCGTCGGCATGGCGATCCCCGGGGGCGGGTTCGAGTACGCCGACTTCGACGTCGAGCCGTTCCTCGAGCGGCTCACCCAGCCCGTCCTCGTCGTCTACGGCACCGCGGACCCGTCGATGCCCGTCGAGCAGGGGGCGCGGCAGGTCCTCGACGCGACGGGCCCGTCCTCCTCGTCCGGCGGTGCCGACGTGACCGTCCGGTTCTACGAGGGGGCGAACCACGGGATCAAGATCGACGACGTGCTCGTCCCCGACTTCCCGCGCGACCTCGGCGCGTGGATCACCTCCCTGCCGGCCAGCGCGTCCGCGCTGCCGCAGGTCGCGGGCGCCCAGCCGAACCAGCAGTACCTCGCCGGACCGGTCCCGACCCCGCGGTGGCTCGGCAACGGCGACCTCCTCGTCGCGATCGTGCTCGGCGCCGTGGGTCTGCTCGTGGTCGGTCCGCTCGTCGCGCTCGCCGGGGGTCTCGTGCGGCGCCTGCGCCGTGTCGCCGGGCGACCGAGCGCCCCTGCCGGGCTCGCGCCGGGCTTCCGCGTCCCCCTCGCCGGCCTCGGTGCCGGGGCGCTCGGCACGACGGTGGCCCTCGTGGTCTACCTCGTCGGCGTCGCCCGGCTCGCGCTGGACTACGAGAAGGACGCCTGGGTCGTGCAGGGCGGATGGATCGGCGTCCGGCTCGTCGGGCTCGCGACGCTCGTCGCGGCGGCCCTCCTCATCAACCGCTCCGCCGAGGTCCGGGCGGCGCGACGCGCCGCGGCGGACGTCGCCGACGCTCCCGCGGCGGGTGCCGTCGAGGAGGGCCGGGCCGGTGTGCCGAGGGTCGCGCGCGGCGTGACGACGCGCGTCATGCTGTGGTGCGTCGTCGCGGGCTCCGCGACCCTGCTCGTGATCCTCGCGTACTGGGGCGTCTACCAGCTCGGCATCTGA
- a CDS encoding PQQ-binding-like beta-propeller repeat protein has translation MSFELLPPELRTDERFDAVFDGDRGPGTPDPSVKTPRSPDAHRAQHGAADRADRDGRDDAHPDVASDGDGPSRRAWYAHPVPWVAVAVAVAFAGSVAFTASMEDARPVDVTALSGGIRPLEAPPAPRWSVPVAPGTEVVPAVGAVVTVADELTAYAVEDGSVLWRSDPLGERVTCLPGPGRPAREVVVCATSTGWREQAARLTVVRSTTGETLGERTVATAGRLSVAPIGATDVVRAWWRAGEVVLVREDAVTGEVRWERTLPHDGLRSGGDVVLDVRRGVVDVLAPGVAAAVTEDGHSLVEDDVWTIVRLQDGRYVGNEYGRGTATVFTAEGDPAFRITGRVLEAPLSDGSAPGVLVTNSLGSVVGVDAATGSELWSLPGTGLRAVARVDGRIVVQTDSSYRSVDVRTGEEAWTLDLEDGGPWPVLTDGESLFVTERRRDGTGLVSFALADGTVDWRWTLPDDTYDVVAVEGRLFLLGVDRLTAVS, from the coding sequence GTGAGCTTCGAGCTCCTGCCTCCCGAGCTGCGCACGGACGAGCGCTTCGACGCCGTGTTCGACGGCGATCGTGGCCCGGGCACTCCCGATCCCTCCGTGAAGACCCCCCGCTCCCCGGACGCCCACCGCGCGCAGCACGGTGCGGCCGACCGGGCCGACCGTGACGGCCGTGACGACGCCCACCCGGACGTCGCGTCGGACGGCGACGGCCCGTCGCGGCGCGCGTGGTACGCGCACCCCGTCCCCTGGGTCGCCGTGGCCGTGGCCGTGGCGTTCGCCGGGTCGGTCGCGTTCACCGCGTCGATGGAGGACGCCCGGCCGGTCGACGTCACGGCGCTCTCCGGGGGGATCCGCCCGCTGGAGGCGCCGCCCGCGCCGCGCTGGTCGGTGCCGGTCGCGCCGGGGACGGAGGTCGTGCCGGCGGTCGGCGCGGTCGTCACGGTCGCGGACGAGCTCACCGCGTACGCGGTCGAGGACGGGTCGGTCCTCTGGCGGTCGGACCCGCTCGGGGAGCGCGTCACCTGCCTGCCCGGTCCGGGGCGGCCGGCGCGCGAGGTGGTCGTGTGCGCCACCTCGACGGGGTGGCGCGAGCAGGCCGCCCGCCTGACCGTGGTGCGCTCGACGACGGGCGAGACCCTCGGTGAGCGGACGGTCGCGACCGCCGGACGGCTGTCGGTCGCGCCGATCGGTGCCACCGACGTCGTCCGTGCGTGGTGGCGAGCGGGAGAGGTCGTTCTCGTGCGGGAGGACGCCGTGACGGGAGAGGTGCGCTGGGAGCGGACGCTCCCCCACGACGGGCTCCGGAGCGGGGGAGACGTCGTGCTCGACGTCCGGCGCGGCGTCGTCGACGTCCTGGCGCCCGGCGTCGCGGCCGCGGTCACGGAGGACGGGCACTCGTTGGTCGAGGACGACGTGTGGACCATCGTGCGGCTCCAGGACGGGCGCTACGTGGGGAACGAGTACGGGCGGGGGACCGCGACGGTCTTCACGGCGGAGGGCGACCCCGCGTTCCGGATCACGGGCCGGGTGCTCGAGGCCCCCCTCTCGGACGGGTCGGCCCCCGGGGTCCTCGTCACGAACTCGCTCGGGAGCGTCGTCGGCGTCGACGCGGCGACGGGCTCCGAGCTCTGGTCCCTGCCCGGCACGGGCCTGCGAGCGGTCGCCCGCGTGGACGGCCGGATCGTCGTCCAGACGGACTCGTCCTACCGCAGCGTCGACGTCCGCACGGGCGAGGAGGCGTGGACCCTCGACCTCGAGGACGGCGGACCGTGGCCGGTCCTCACCGACGGGGAGTCGCTCTTCGTGACGGAGCGCCGCCGGGACGGCACGGGACTCGTGTCGTTCGCCCTCGCCGACGGGACCGTGGACTGGCGCTGGACCCTGCCCGACGACACCTACGACGTCGTCGCGGTCGAGGGCCGACTCTTCCTGCTCGGCGTCGACCGGCTGACCGCCGTCTCCTGA
- the leuA gene encoding 2-isopropylmalate synthase, whose translation MNASAPVSTPTTAANAQRPSGMPIHKYLPFHRQIDVSLPDRTWPDKRIETAPRWCAVDLRDGNQALIEPMNAERKLRMFELLVEMGYKEIEVGFPSASQTDFDFVRMLIEEDRIPDDVVIQVLTQSREHLIARTYEAIKGAKQAIVHLYNSTSVLQREVVFRSDEDGIIAIAVDGARLCKKFEETVPGTTVYYEYSPESYTGTELEFAASICNAVLEVFEPTPDRKVIINLPATVEMATPNVYADSIEWMNRHLNHRENVVLSLHPHNDRGTAVAAAELGYQAGADRIEGCLFGNGERTGNVCLVTLGMNLFSQGVDPQIDFSDIDHVRRTVEHCNQLGVPERHPYAGDLVFTAFSGSHQDAIKKGFDAMAARAEAEGKTVDDLVWAVPYLPIDPKDVGRSYEAVIRVNSQSGKGGISYLLKSERHLDLPRRLQIEFSQAVQHHTDEHGSEVTGDDIWRIFSDEYLPVEAGSGLEPWGRLKLRSTRASSSEDGPDTLSVDVVDRGEQLTLEGTGNGPVAAFVDAVAQVGVDVRVLDYAEHALSEGGDALAAAYVECQVGDDVLWGVGIDPSITTASLKAIVSAVNRAERTAS comes from the coding sequence ATGAACGCCTCAGCCCCTGTCTCGACGCCCACGACCGCGGCCAACGCGCAGCGCCCGTCGGGCATGCCGATCCACAAGTACCTGCCGTTCCACCGGCAGATCGACGTCTCCCTGCCGGACCGGACCTGGCCGGACAAGCGCATCGAGACGGCCCCGCGCTGGTGCGCGGTCGACCTGCGCGACGGCAACCAGGCCCTCATCGAGCCCATGAACGCGGAGCGCAAGCTGCGCATGTTCGAGCTGCTCGTCGAGATGGGCTACAAGGAGATCGAGGTCGGCTTCCCGTCCGCCTCGCAGACCGACTTCGACTTCGTCCGGATGCTCATCGAGGAGGACCGGATCCCCGACGACGTCGTCATCCAGGTCCTGACGCAGTCCCGCGAGCACCTCATCGCGCGCACCTACGAGGCGATCAAGGGCGCGAAGCAGGCGATCGTCCACCTGTACAACTCGACCTCGGTGCTGCAGCGCGAGGTCGTGTTCCGCTCCGACGAGGACGGCATCATCGCGATCGCGGTCGACGGCGCGCGGCTGTGCAAGAAGTTCGAGGAGACCGTCCCCGGGACCACGGTCTACTACGAGTACTCGCCGGAGTCGTACACCGGCACCGAGCTCGAGTTCGCGGCGAGCATCTGCAACGCGGTCCTCGAGGTCTTCGAACCGACACCCGACCGCAAGGTCATCATCAACCTGCCCGCCACGGTCGAGATGGCCACGCCCAACGTCTACGCCGACTCGATCGAGTGGATGAACCGGCACCTGAACCACCGCGAGAACGTGGTCCTGTCGCTGCACCCGCACAACGACCGCGGCACCGCCGTCGCCGCGGCGGAGCTCGGGTACCAGGCGGGCGCCGACCGCATCGAGGGCTGCCTGTTCGGCAACGGCGAGCGCACCGGCAACGTCTGCCTGGTCACGCTCGGCATGAACCTGTTCAGCCAGGGCGTCGACCCGCAGATCGACTTCTCCGACATCGACCACGTGCGCCGCACCGTCGAGCACTGCAACCAGCTGGGCGTGCCCGAGCGCCACCCGTACGCCGGCGACCTCGTCTTCACGGCGTTCTCCGGCTCGCACCAGGACGCCATCAAGAAGGGCTTCGACGCGATGGCCGCGCGCGCCGAGGCCGAGGGCAAGACCGTCGACGACCTGGTCTGGGCGGTCCCGTACCTGCCGATCGACCCGAAGGACGTCGGCCGCTCGTACGAGGCCGTGATCCGCGTCAACTCGCAGTCCGGCAAGGGCGGCATCTCGTACCTGCTGAAGTCGGAGCGCCACCTCGACCTGCCGCGGCGCCTCCAGATCGAGTTCAGCCAGGCGGTGCAGCACCACACCGACGAGCACGGCAGCGAGGTGACGGGCGACGACATCTGGCGGATCTTCTCCGACGAGTACCTGCCGGTCGAGGCCGGCTCCGGCCTGGAGCCCTGGGGTCGGCTCAAGCTGCGCTCCACGCGCGCGTCGTCGAGCGAGGACGGGCCGGACACGCTGAGCGTCGACGTCGTCGACCGGGGCGAGCAGCTCACGCTGGAAGGCACCGGCAACGGCCCCGTCGCCGCGTTCGTCGACGCCGTCGCGCAGGTGGGCGTCGACGTCCGCGTCCTCGACTACGCCGAGCACGCGCTGTCCGAGGGCGGGGACGCGCTCGCGGCCGCCTACGTCGAGTGCCAGGTGGGCGACGACGTCCTGTGGGGCGTCGGCATCGACCCGTCCATCACGACGGCCTCGCTCAAGGCCATCGTCTCCGCGGTCAACCGCGCGGAGCGCACCGCTTCCTGA